From the Malus domestica chromosome 17, GDT2T_hap1 genome, one window contains:
- the LOC103436064 gene encoding amino acid transporter AVT6E translates to MDSNYSAIPKKSYVELQSQYDSENPENLSKSHSKLSDFDEESFLDSKNLNGNDGGDDFDDNLDFDIGSYPLIVEGSNNGSGISGAVFNLTTSIIGAGIMALPATMKVLGLVWGFVLIILMGILSEISVELLVRFSVLCKASSYGEVVQCALGRPWRILSEICIIINNAGVLVVYLIIMGDVMSGSLHHIGVFDQWLGHGVWDHRMLLIFAVVVVCLAPLCALEKIDSLSLTSAASVALAVVFVVVACAIAFIKLVEGKIDSPRMSPDFGSTKAILDLLVVIPIMTNAYVCHFNVQPIYNELEGRSPQKMNRVGRITTVLCIVIYSLTAIAGYLLFGKDTESDILTNFDKDLGIRFSSALNYIVRVGYIFHLLLVFPVVHFSLRQTVDALVFEGSPPLMESRKRCFVLTLVLLGLIYLGSTVIPNIWTAFKFTGATTAVSLGFIFPSLIALKLGRKGEGLSVVEKTLSWFMLVMAVAVSIVGIIGNIYSLRSKSE, encoded by the coding sequence ATGGATAGCAACTATTCAGCTATCCCTAAGAAGTCGTACGTGGAATTGCAATCGCAGTATGATTCTGAAAACCCAGAAAATCTTTCAAAATCCCATTCCAAATTATCGGATTTTGATGAGGAAAGCTTTCTAGATTCCAAGAATTTGAATGGGAATGATGGCGGTGATGATTTCGATGATAATCTTGATTTCGATATTGGTAGTTATCCTTTAATTGTTGAGGGGTCTAATAATGGGTCTGGAATCTCCGGGGCGGTGTTTAATCTCACGACATCGATCATTGGGGCTGGGATTATGGCTTTACCTGCTACCATGAAGGTTCTTGGATTGGTTTGGGGGTTTGTTTTGATAATTTTGATGGGTATTTTGTCAGAAATTAGTGTTGAATTGTTGGTGAGGTTTTCGGTTTTGTGTAAGGCATCGTCTTATGGGGAGGTTGTTCAATGTGCACTGGGTAGGCCCTGGAGGATTCTGTCGGAGATCTGCATAATTATCAATAATGCAGGGGTGTTGGTGGTGTATTTGATAATTATGGGTGATGTTATGTCTGGTTCACTCCATCATATTGGGGTTTTCGATCAATGGTTAGGACATGGGGTTTGGGATCATCGAATGCTTCTGATTTTTGCTGTGGTGGTGGTTTGTCTGGCACCACTTTGCGCCTTGGAGAAGATTGACTCCTTGAGCTTGACTTCAGCTGCTTCGGTAGCTCTTGCAGTTGTGTTTGTTGTAGTTGCTTGCGCTATCGCGTTTATTAAGCTTGTTGAAGGGAAAATTGATTCTCCAAGGATGTCACCGGATTTTGGGTCGACCAAGGCAATCTTGGATTTGCTTGTGGTGATTCCTATCATGACCAATGCTTATGTTTGTCACTTTAATGTTCAACCTATATACAATGAGCTTGAAGGCCGGTCTCCTCAAAAGATGAATCGGGTTGGAAGGATCACAACTGTTCTTTGCATTGTGATCTATTCTTTGACAGCCATTGCAGGATATCTACTCTTTGGGAAAGATACAGAGTCTGATATTCTGACCAACTTTGATAAAGACCTTGGAATCCGTTTCAGCTCAGCACTGAATTATATTGTCAGGGTTGGGTACATTTTCCATTTGCTTCTTGTTTTCCCTGTTGTCCATTTTTCCTTGAGGCAAACAGTGGACGCCTTGGTGTTTGAGGGATCACCTCCTCTCATGGAGAGTAGGAAGAGATGTTTTGTATTGACACTGGTTCTGCTGGGGCTTATTTATTTAGGATCTACCGTGATTCCCAACATTTGGACAGCATTTAAGTTTACAGGGGCAACAACTGCCGTGTCATTGGGGTTTATATTTCCTTCCCTCATTGCTTTAAAGTTAGGTCGGAAAGGGGAAGGCTTGAGCGTTGTAGAGAAGACCTTGTCATGGTTCATGTTGGTAATGGCAGTAGCAGTCAGCATTGTTGGAATTATTGGCAATATTTATAGTCTCAGAAGCAAATCTGAATGA
- the LOC103436063 gene encoding pentatricopeptide repeat-containing protein At4g02750-like, whose translation MIHRHLSHLRSLSTLSSPTSQIRHLLQCNKEIHRLSQLGRLTDARQVFERMPQRDSGSWNTMISAYIQNGHLNKAQELFDSFRDKNVRTWTILLSGYAKHGHAGEAQAVFESMPERNVVSWNAMITAYTQNGLLNSARDVFDQMPERNIVSWNSIITGYCRCGRINVARELFDQMEDRNIASWMVMVSGYVEIGEFHEALMVFLMMLRSSVRPDQAILVAALSAVMRLEKLELIESLRVLALKTGCESNVVVDTAILNAYTANGSLEDAVKFFMRMPQRNDYSCSTMIAAFSRCGRLDDAIALYEIDAEKGVGTQTAMVTAYAQNGRIHKARHIFDKIGNPTVVAWNAMVAGYAQNRMLEEAKDIFSKIPVPNAASWAALISGFVQNGQSKEALELFAELHRSGTVLPSHSNFTSALFACANINNVEMGKQIHSLAIKTRYQFNSFVGNGLISMYAKCKTTYISQASRIKRVRDTVSWVSESCTLDDARKAFEQMPKRDVVSWSAIISAYEQAGQGDIAFKLFLEMLSRGLKPNQSTITSLLSACGYLGATKLGEQIHALIHKLGLDSCLFVCNALITMYFKCGSPNGLCIFQEMPDRDIVTWNAVLTGCAQNGSGKEAVEVFKQMEATGISPNEISFVALLCACSHAGLVDEGWAYFNSMSQHYGIMPLVYHYTCMVDLLGRAGLLSESEDLIQSMPVEPDSVIWEALLGACRIHRNTELGQRTAERLFQMGTRRSGTYVLLSNMYASKGMWEKVREVREMMKDRGVTKEPGFSWIQIKNKVHYFLMGDKAHDNIKEINLTVNELYKRFRATGYVPDTSFVLHDVAEEQKEDDLVYHSEKLAVAYGILQTPNGSPIQILKNLRICGDCHSFMKFVSSVAKRKIILRDGNRFHHFEDGLCSCGDYW comes from the coding sequence ATGATACATCGTCATTTATCTCACTTGCGTTCGCTCTCCACTCTCTCTTCCCCAACTTCACAAATCCGTCATCTCTTGCAATGCAACAAAGAAATCCACAGGCTCTCCCAACTCGGCCGATTAACAGATGCACGCCAGGTGTTTGAAAGAATGCCTCAACGAGACTCGGGCTCTTGGAACACTATGATTTCTGCGTACATCCAAAACGGGCATTTGAACAAAGCCCAAGAACTCTTTGATTCATTCCGAGATAAAAATGTGAGAACTTGGACCATTTTGCTATCCGGGTATGCGAAACATGGGCATGCGGGTGAAGCTCAAGCGGTGTTTGAGTCAATGCCTGAGCGTAATGTAGTTTCGTGGAATGCTATGATTACTGCTTATACACAAAATGGTTTGTTAAATAGTGCTAGGGACGTTTTTGATCAAATGCCTGAGAGAAATATAGTGTCATGGAATTCAATTATTACCGGGTACTGTCGTTGCGGTAGGATTAATGTAGCTCGTGAGCTTTTCGATCAAATGGAGGACAGGAACATTGCCTCTTGGATGGTTATGGTTTCTGGTTATGTTGAGATAGGTGAGTTTCATGAGGCTTTGATGGTTTTTTTGATGATGTTGAGGAGCAGTGTGAGGCCAGACCAGGCCATACTAGTTGCTGCCTTATCAGCTGTGATGAGGTTAGAAAAATTGGAGTTGATTGAGAGTTTAAGGGTACTGGCTTTGAAGACAGGGTGTGAGAGCAATGTGGTAGTGGACACGGCAATATTGAATGCTTATACAGCAAATGGAAGTTTGGAAGATGCGGTGAAGTTTTTCATGAGAATGCCACAAAGGAATGATTACTCATGTTCGACAATGATTGCTGCATTTTCGCGGTGTGGTAGGTTGGATGATGCCATTGCATTGTATGAGATAGACGCTGAAAAAGGTGTCGGTACACAGACGGCGATGGTAACTGCCTATGCTCAGAATGGGAGGATTCACAAAGCAAGGCATATATTTGATAAAATTGGAAACCCTACTGTGGTTGCATGGAATGCTATGGTTGCAGGGTATGCCCAGAACAGAATGCTTGAAGAAGCAAAAGATATTTTTTCCAAAATCCCGGTACCAAATGCTGCTTCATGGGCAGCCCTGATTTCTGGGTTTGTCCAGAACGGACAAAGCAAAGAAGCTCTGGAGCTCTTTGCTGAGCTTCATAGATCAGGCACTGTACTGCCAAGTCATTCAAATTTCACCAGTGCTCTCTTTGCATGTGCAAATATCAACAATGTTGAGATGGGAAAACAAATACACTCGCTTGCTATTAAAACAAGGTACCAATTCAATTCATTCGTGGGAAATGGGTTGATATCAATGTATGCAAAGTGCAAAACCACATATATATCACAAGCTTCTAGGATAAAGAGAGTGAGAGACACCGTATCTTGGGTTTCAGAAAGTTGTACGTTGGATGATGCTCGAAAAGCTTTTGAACAAATGCCAAAACGGGATGTTGTGTCATGGTCTGCTATTATATCAGCTTATGAGCAAGCCGGGCAAGGAGATATTGCGTTCAAATTGTTCCTTGAAATGTTATCCAGGGGACTGAAACCAAACCAATCAACAATAACCAGCCTCCTCAGTGCTTGCGGGTACCTTGGTGCAACCAAGCTTGGGGAACAGATTCATGCCTTGATACACAAACTTGGACTGGATTCATGTTTGTTTGTGTGCAATGCTTTGATAACAATGTACTTCAAGTGTGGAAGCCCCAATGGCCTTTGTATCTTTCAAGAGATGCCTGATCGAGATATTGTCACTTGGAATGCTGTTTTGACCGGGTGTGCTCAAAACGGATCAGGCAAAGAAGCTGTTGAAGTTTTCAAACAAATGGAAGCTACTGGGATTTCTCCgaatgaaattagttttgtagcaCTGTTATGCGCTTGTAGCCATGCTGGGTTAGTAGACGAAGGATGGGCTTATTTCAATTCCATGAGCCAACATTATGGGATTATGCCCTTGGTTTATCACTATACTTGTATGGTTGATCTCCTGGGTAGggcaggattgctttctgaaTCTGAAGATCTCATTCAGAGCATGCCGGTAGAACCAGATTCCGTGATTTGGGAAGCACTTCTTGGTGCCTGTAGGATCCATCGAAACACTGAACTTGGCCAGAGAACGGCTGAAAGGCTTTTCCAAATGGGAACACGGAGATCTGGAACCTatgttttattatcaaatatgTATGCATCTAAAGGCATGTGGGAGAAAGTGCGGGAAGTAAGGGAAATGATGAAAGATAGGGGAGTGACCAAAGAACCCGGATTCAGTTGGATTCAGATCAAGAATAAGGTTCACTATTTTCTAATGGGGGATAAGGCACATGACAACATCAAAGAGATAAACCTGACAGTAAATGAGTTGTACAAACGCTTCCGAGCAACAGGTTATGTGCCGGATACTAGTTTTGTTCTTCATGATGTGGCAGAGGAGCAAAAAGAGGATGACCTTGTATACCACAGTGAGAAACTTGCTGTTGCATATGGAATCTTGCAGACACCAAATGGTAGTCCAATTCAGATTCTGAAGAACCTCCGAATATGCGGTGACTGCCATTCGTTTATGAAATTTGTCTCCAGTGTTGCCAAGCGCAAAATCATTCTCCGAGATGGAAATAGGTTCCACCATTTTGAAGATGGTTTGTGCTCTTGTGGTGATTATTGGTGA
- the LOC103436062 gene encoding uncharacterized protein yields the protein MDWFSWLSKTGLEPSLVYEYGLAFAHNELEEEDIMYFNHEFLQSMGISIAKHRLEILKLARKAKGMNTPRPMRKLLVAIKRTKRCLSEYIRTWIHRDRDSTALALVTRPSNYRTRFRGAMLKRNKKLITAKQGSRLLLTNGSPLVVSAGPHHVDSFSSPVVYDLRKEEKMMDGDEANDDGYWCTGVEEFRWDTMFQDLKPT from the coding sequence ATGGATTGGTTCTCATGGCTGTCGAAAACCGGCCTAGAGCCGTCGCTTGTGTACGAGTACGGCCTCGCTTTTGCTCACAATGAGCTAGAAGAAGAGGACATAATGTACTTTAACCATGAGTTTCTTCAAAGCATGGGAATTTCCATAGCCAAACACAGGCTAGAGATCCTCAAGCTTGCAAGAAAAGCAAAGGGCATGAACACTCCGCGTCCGATGCGAAAGCTTTTGGTGGCAATCAAGAGGACTAAGAGGTGTTTATCCGAGTACATACGCACGTGGATTCACCGGGATCGGGACTCAACGGCGCTGGCGCTCGTGACAAGGCCAAGCAATTACAGGACAAGGTTTAGAGGAGCCATGCTGAAGAGGAACAAGAAGTTGATCACGGCCAAGCAAGGCAGCCGGTTGCTGCTCACAAATGGGAGTCCTCTGGTGGTTTCCGCCGGACCCCATCATGTCGATAGCTTTTCGAGTCCGGTGGTGTATGATTTACGGAAGGAGGAAAAGATGATGGATGGTGATGAAGCAAATGATGATGGTTATTGGTGTACTGGAGTTGAAGAGTTCAGGTGGGATACTATGTTCCAGGACTTGAAACCtacttga